The Candidatus Uhrbacteria bacterium CG10_big_fil_rev_8_21_14_0_10_50_16 genome window below encodes:
- the holA gene encoding DNA polymerase III subunit delta gives MVLTIYGEDSYRAKQKVEEMVARFKEKYDPSAMNMDRFSIGEHEVGEIMSAVGAPPFLAERRMVIIVGLALSITKKADAELWAKRLAGRGEETIVILLDTGVTKERATKNKLYLALKETGDLHMFPFGEMTSSEAQGFVGSLIVARSQAWPSNAVQELIVRADGDTWRLVNAFNKVSAAAGTSAVTKALVEQYVEPTFNDKLFAFLDAVREGKQQQAVQLLSNELSRGTAAGQLLMMLEREVQLLVELRAFAMVHGRGSERDAARVLGLHPFIVKKTLSRAMQVEADDLKMMVDAVMKAELRLKRESMGDVDVLKQLVIDLVVT, from the coding sequence ATGGTACTCACTATTTACGGAGAAGACAGTTATCGCGCCAAGCAAAAGGTGGAGGAGATGGTGGCGCGATTTAAGGAGAAATACGATCCAAGCGCAATGAACATGGATCGTTTTAGTATCGGCGAGCACGAGGTGGGTGAGATTATGAGCGCGGTAGGTGCTCCGCCGTTTTTGGCAGAACGTAGAATGGTGATTATTGTTGGACTAGCACTGTCTATCACAAAGAAGGCAGACGCAGAGCTGTGGGCTAAACGACTTGCGGGCCGCGGAGAGGAGACGATTGTTATTTTATTGGATACGGGTGTTACAAAAGAGCGTGCAACAAAGAACAAACTTTACCTTGCACTCAAAGAGACAGGTGATCTGCATATGTTTCCGTTTGGAGAAATGACTTCATCGGAGGCACAAGGTTTTGTTGGATCGCTCATAGTGGCAAGATCTCAAGCCTGGCCATCGAATGCGGTGCAGGAGCTGATTGTTCGAGCAGATGGTGATACGTGGCGACTCGTGAATGCGTTCAATAAGGTTTCGGCAGCGGCAGGAACGAGTGCGGTAACAAAAGCACTTGTAGAGCAATATGTGGAGCCAACGTTTAACGATAAGTTGTTTGCATTTTTGGATGCTGTGCGAGAAGGTAAACAACAACAAGCCGTTCAATTACTATCTAACGAGTTGTCGCGCGGAACGGCGGCGGGTCAATTACTCATGATGTTGGAACGCGAGGTGCAATTACTTGTGGAACTACGAGCGTTTGCCATGGTGCACGGCCGCGGAAGCGAGCGGGATGCTGCGCGCGTGTTGGGACTGCACCCGTTCATTGTTAAAAAGACGTTGTCGCGCGCCATGCAGGTAGAGGCCGATGATTTAAAAATGATGGTAGACGCTGTTATGAAGGCGGAGTTGAGACTTAAGCGTGAATCCATGGGAGACGTAGACGTACTCAAACAACTCGTGATCGATCTCGTAGTCACCTAA
- a CDS encoding DNA polymerase I, which translates to MQAITKRLYIIDGNSILHRAWHAIPPLTTHEGLVVNAVYGFATVIDRLILEQHPTHLVVCWDVKGGTFRDEVFDDYKAGREVKEQELYDQVAYINEILDAYGIPYFGIEGYEADDLIGTIAEIERHNDATDTVIITGDLDALQLVDDSTEAHIFVKGFSNMKVYDVEAVRERFGFGPDHVIDYKALAGDSSDNIPGVKGIGAKTATTLIQLYGDLDGIYAALNDGSMEGSISPGVQKKLREDEKNARMSLELATIMRDVPMKFSFNKAQVEEADWQKVKQLYKRFEFANLLQRLESRGSVEKQEAKAPTKKIVRGFVIVDATGDNVSDLLDVFSGTETQYALEVVSHTPDLFGSSLTALALSNGLQTYVFPSPSKRTIQSLLPFLVSRAFITYDLKRLLKLFETVDATLSPEGFDVMVASYLVSVGDRKLSLDSIFASQLGSKAIDIPTDFTKDSGFITFGNAVAQYVPLAEHLTKRLQDSGMQSLYETIEHPLIQVLFEMERDGVMLDVDVLKKMSKVLEKELETLTKQIWKLAGRECNINSPSQLAEVLFTDLQLPVKGIKKTKTGYSTAASELEKLWETHAIVPLISQYREMSKLKSTYVDALPELVGADGRLHTSFNQTVAATGRLSSSDPNLQNIPIRTELGREIRKAFVTPKGHTLLALDYSQIELRLVAAFSKDEKMIKVFTSGGDIHKSTAAEVFNVPEEEVTKEQRRAAKAVNFGIIYGMGPRALSRNIDVSFQEAKEFIERYFEVFPAVRAYLDASLETAKEAGYAETLFGRRRELPDLDSGMQMLRASAERMAVNMPLQGAAADMIKMAMVEAQAWLMEEGYGGDARMILQVHDELVFEVKDSLVDTVAKKMKAVMEGVVQLPVPLTVDVEVGQDWKDMQPWNQTGS; encoded by the coding sequence ATGCAAGCAATCACAAAACGACTCTACATTATTGACGGCAATTCTATTCTTCACCGCGCTTGGCACGCCATCCCCCCACTCACCACACACGAAGGTCTGGTCGTGAATGCGGTCTACGGCTTTGCAACGGTGATTGATCGATTGATTTTGGAACAACACCCAACACACCTGGTGGTTTGTTGGGACGTAAAAGGCGGCACATTTAGAGACGAGGTATTTGATGATTACAAGGCTGGGCGCGAGGTTAAGGAACAGGAGCTGTACGATCAAGTAGCCTACATTAACGAGATTTTGGACGCGTACGGTATTCCCTACTTCGGGATCGAGGGATATGAGGCAGATGATTTGATTGGCACGATCGCAGAAATCGAGCGACACAACGATGCAACGGACACCGTGATTATTACGGGCGACTTGGATGCTCTTCAACTGGTAGACGATTCCACGGAGGCACACATTTTTGTAAAAGGATTCTCCAACATGAAGGTCTACGACGTGGAGGCGGTGAGGGAACGTTTTGGATTTGGGCCGGATCACGTGATTGATTACAAGGCACTGGCAGGTGATTCGTCCGACAATATTCCTGGGGTCAAAGGGATTGGTGCAAAGACGGCCACGACACTCATTCAACTCTACGGGGATTTGGATGGCATTTACGCGGCGCTCAACGATGGGAGTATGGAAGGGTCTATCTCACCGGGTGTTCAGAAAAAGTTGCGAGAGGATGAGAAGAACGCGCGCATGAGCTTGGAGTTGGCCACGATCATGCGAGATGTACCTATGAAATTCTCCTTTAACAAGGCGCAGGTTGAGGAAGCGGACTGGCAAAAGGTTAAACAACTGTACAAACGATTTGAGTTTGCCAATCTCCTGCAACGTTTGGAATCGCGTGGATCGGTAGAGAAACAGGAAGCCAAGGCACCTACAAAGAAGATTGTACGTGGTTTCGTGATTGTTGATGCAACGGGCGATAACGTCTCAGACCTTTTGGATGTATTTTCTGGTACAGAGACGCAGTACGCACTGGAAGTTGTCTCGCACACACCCGATTTGTTTGGGTCTTCCCTCACGGCACTCGCGCTTTCCAATGGTTTGCAGACGTATGTATTTCCTTCTCCATCAAAAAGAACGATTCAATCACTGCTGCCGTTTCTTGTGTCACGTGCATTTATTACGTACGACCTAAAGCGATTGTTAAAGCTCTTTGAAACTGTAGATGCGACACTTTCGCCAGAGGGATTTGATGTGATGGTGGCAAGCTACCTGGTATCAGTTGGAGATCGAAAATTGTCACTTGATTCTATCTTTGCCTCGCAACTTGGATCAAAAGCGATCGATATTCCTACCGATTTTACCAAGGACTCAGGCTTTATTACCTTTGGAAACGCTGTTGCGCAGTACGTGCCGCTAGCAGAACATCTCACAAAACGTTTACAGGATAGTGGGATGCAGTCCTTGTATGAGACGATTGAGCATCCGTTGATTCAGGTGTTGTTTGAAATGGAGCGAGACGGCGTCATGTTGGATGTGGATGTACTTAAGAAGATGTCTAAGGTGCTTGAAAAGGAACTGGAGACGCTCACAAAACAGATTTGGAAGCTTGCAGGGCGTGAATGTAACATTAATTCCCCGTCGCAATTGGCGGAGGTGTTATTTACCGACTTGCAGTTGCCGGTGAAGGGAATTAAAAAGACCAAGACAGGCTACTCAACAGCGGCGAGTGAGTTGGAGAAGCTCTGGGAGACGCATGCCATTGTTCCGCTCATCTCTCAATACCGAGAAATGAGTAAACTGAAGTCGACGTACGTGGATGCATTGCCCGAGTTGGTGGGAGCCGATGGACGATTACATACGTCATTTAATCAAACGGTCGCGGCAACGGGCAGGCTTTCGAGTTCTGACCCTAACCTGCAAAACATTCCAATTCGCACGGAGCTTGGGCGCGAGATTCGTAAAGCGTTTGTGACACCAAAGGGGCATACGTTGCTGGCACTTGATTATTCGCAGATTGAACTACGGCTAGTCGCGGCGTTTTCTAAGGATGAGAAAATGATAAAGGTGTTTACGTCGGGAGGTGATATTCATAAGTCTACCGCGGCAGAAGTCTTTAACGTGCCGGAGGAGGAAGTGACCAAGGAGCAACGAAGGGCGGCCAAGGCGGTGAACTTTGGGATTATTTATGGCATGGGACCACGCGCACTATCTCGTAATATTGATGTGTCGTTTCAAGAGGCAAAAGAATTTATTGAGCGGTATTTTGAGGTATTCCCTGCGGTTCGTGCGTATTTGGATGCGTCGTTGGAGACGGCAAAGGAGGCGGGGTATGCGGAGACGCTGTTTGGGCGACGACGTGAGCTGCCAGATCTGGATTCTGGCATGCAGATGCTTCGTGCGTCAGCGGAACGTATGGCGGTGAATATGCCGTTGCAAGGGGCGGCGGCGGATATGATCAAGATGGCGATGGTAGAGGCGCAGGCGTGGCTTATGGAGGAAGGCTACGGAGGAGATGCGCGGATGATTTTGCAGGTACACGATGAATTGGTGTTTGAAGTTAAGGATTCGTTGGTGGATACAGTTGCTAAGAAAATGAAGGCGGTTATGGAAGGTGTTGTGCAACTCCCTGTTCCGTTAACGGTGGATGTGGAGGTGGGGCAAGATTGGAAGGATATGCAACCATGGAATCAAACAGGCTCGTAA
- a CDS encoding 30S ribosomal protein S20: MPNTSSAQKALRQTIKRTQRNKMVKHGMTVATKMVRKSAAAGTADDARKELIAAQKLIAKAAQKNVIKKNTASRKISRLSKLIAKIK, from the coding sequence ATGCCAAATACTTCATCCGCACAAAAAGCTCTTCGTCAGACTATTAAGCGCACACAACGAAACAAGATGGTAAAGCACGGTATGACCGTTGCAACCAAGATGGTTCGCAAGTCCGCAGCCGCCGGTACCGCCGACGACGCTCGCAAGGAGCTCATCGCTGCACAGAAACTTATTGCAAAAGCTGCACAGAAGAACGTGATCAAAAAGAACACAGCAAGCCGAAAGATTTCTCGCCTCAGCAAGCTCATTGCAAAGATCAAATAA